One genomic region from Cellulomonas hominis encodes:
- a CDS encoding IS3 family transposase (programmed frameshift) has translation MARKSYSEEFRRQAVDLYESTPGATVRGIAADLGIVRGTLRHWLEVYGTGAKTAVDGSATPSPLRSKSAAASSTAPVGESPQERIARLEARVRELEVETTKLSTERAILQQAAKYFGRGDALVSRFQFVADNSATYPVKRLCELVQVERSSYYAWKAGAPARAERAAADARLEARIRKVHAADSTLGAPRVTAELNDDAPAGEQVNHKRVARVMRAAGIAGYVKKRRVRTTIPEPSGRKHPDLLKRDFTAPAPNRRYVGDITYLPIADGTNLYLATVIDCHSRRLVGWAVADHMRTELVEDALKAAAATRGTLAGALFHSDHGSVYCSKDYARVCARLGVTQSMGAVGSSADNAMAESFNATLKREVLQDDACWPDEPTCRRQVFRWLTRYNTRRRHSWCGYLSPTAYEARRAATLPIAA, from the exons ATGGCCAGGAAGAGCTACTCCGAGGAGTTCCGTCGTCAGGCCGTCGACTTGTACGAGTCCACTCCGGGCGCCACGGTGCGCGGGATCGCCGCGGACCTGGGCATCGTGCGCGGCACGCTGCGCCACTGGCTCGAGGTCTACGGCACGGGCGCCAAGACGGCCGTCGACGGGTCGGCGACGCCCAGCCCGTTGCGGTCCAAGAGCGCTGCGGCGAGCTCGACGGCGCCTGTCGGCGAGTCGCCGCAGGAGCGGATCGCCCGGCTCGAGGCCCGGGTCCGCGAGCTCGAGGTCGAGACGACCAAGCTGTCCACCGAGCGGGCGATCTTGCAGCAGGCGGCGAAGTATTTCG GCCGGGGAGACGCGCTGGTGAGTCGCTTCCAGTTCGTCGCCGACAACTCCGCCACCTACCCGGTGAAGCGACTGTGCGAGCTCGTGCAGGTCGAGCGCTCGTCCTACTACGCGTGGAAGGCTGGCGCGCCGGCGCGGGCCGAGCGCGCCGCGGCGGACGCTCGGCTCGAGGCACGGATCCGCAAGGTCCACGCCGCGGACAGCACGCTCGGCGCGCCGCGGGTCACGGCCGAGCTCAACGACGACGCGCCCGCCGGTGAGCAGGTCAACCACAAGCGCGTCGCCCGGGTGATGCGCGCGGCGGGTATCGCGGGCTACGTCAAGAAGCGTCGAGTGCGGACCACGATCCCCGAGCCGTCGGGCCGCAAGCACCCCGACCTGCTCAAGCGGGACTTCACCGCGCCGGCACCGAACCGGCGCTACGTCGGCGACATCACCTACCTGCCGATCGCCGACGGCACGAACCTCTACCTCGCCACGGTCATCGACTGCCACTCCCGCCGGCTCGTCGGGTGGGCAGTCGCCGACCACATGCGCACCGAGCTCGTCGAAGACGCGCTCAAGGCCGCCGCCGCGACCCGCGGCACCCTGGCCGGGGCGCTGTTCCACTCCGACCACGGGTCGGTCTACTGCTCGAAGGACTACGCCAGGGTCTGCGCGAGGCTCGGCGTGACCCAGTCGATGGGCGCCGTCGGGTCCTCGGCCGACAACGCGATGGCCGAGTCGTTCAACGCCACCCTCAAGCGCGAGGTCCTGCAAGACGACGCCTGCTGGCCCGACGAGCCAACCTGCCGCCGGCAGGTCTTCCGCTGGCTGACCCGCTACAACACCCGCCGCCGCCACTCCTGGTGCGGCTACCTGTCCCCGACCGCCTACGAGGCCCGCCGGGCCGCTACGCTGCCGATCGCCGCGTAA